A region of Sesamum indicum cultivar Zhongzhi No. 13 linkage group LG7, S_indicum_v1.0, whole genome shotgun sequence DNA encodes the following proteins:
- the LOC105166229 gene encoding LOW QUALITY PROTEIN: acylamino-acid-releasing enzyme (The sequence of the model RefSeq protein was modified relative to this genomic sequence to represent the inferred CDS: deleted 1 base in 1 codon) translates to MAFCAIVSLTLTHHSHSPRLLSHFQLSRFHRASVCPQFHCRRRIATAIMSSASETAAEQTKVSAPYGSWKSPITADVVSGRINGGFASDKRLGGFAVDSGRLFWLESRPTESGRNVLVRQAESEKDKPIDITPKDFAVRTVAQEYGGGAFSISGDSVIFSNYKDQRLYKQSISSEDLAPVPITPDYGGPLVCYADGVFDSRFNRYLTVREDRRESSINATTTIVSIDLSSNDVKEPEILVGGNDFYAFPRIDHKGERVAWIEWGHPNMPWDRSELWVGYLSENGHIKNRICVAGGDPSIVESPTEPKWSPEGELFFVTDRQSGFWNIYRWVEFTNEVLPVYPLNAEFTKPLWVFGLNSYDFLQSPSQKNLIACSYRMNGRSYLGILDSQNKMSLLDIPFTDTNNITSGPDCLYVEGASAVLPSSIAKVALDDQKSKAIDFSIIWSSSSISSSYRPYISSPELIEFPTEVPGETAYAYFYPPTNPLFQASAEEKPPLLLKSHGGPTAETRGILNLSVQYWTSRGWAFVDVNYGGSTGYGREYRDRLLGRWGIVDVNDCCSCAKFLVDSGKVDGERLCITGGSAGGYTTLAALAFRDTFKAGASLYGVADLKSLRDDTHKFESHYIDNLVGDESEYFKRSPINFVDKFSCPLILFQGLEDKVVPPDQSRKIYHALKDKGLPVALVEYEGEQHGFRKAENIKFTLEQQMVFFARLVGKFKVADDITPIKVDNLD, encoded by the exons ATGGCATTTTGTGCCATTgtctctctcactctcactcatCACTCCCACTCTCCGCGACTTCTCTCGCATTTCCAACTTTCAAGATTTCACAGAGCATCCGTTTGTCCCCAATTTCACTGCAGAAGACGAATTGCGACTGCAATAATGTCGTCAGCTTCGGAAACTGCAGCAGAACAAACCAAGGTCTCCGCTCCGTATGGTTCTTGGAAGTCCCCGATCACCGCAGACGTTGTCTCTGGC CGGATAAACGGCGGCTTTGCGTCGGATAAACGGCTGGGCGGCTTTGCGGTTGATTCGGGCCGACTCTTCTGGCTTGAATCACGCCCAACTGAATCTGG AAGAAATGTGCTGGTAAGACAAGCTGAGAGTGAAAAGGACAAGCCAATTGATATTACACCTAAAGATTTTGCTGTGAGGACTGTGGCACAAGAATATGGAGGGGGGGCCTTTAGCATTTCCGGGGACTCTGTTATCTTCTCAAATTACAAGGATCAAAGGCTCTACAAGCAGTCAATTTCATCCGAAG ATTTAGCCCCAGTGCCAATCACGCCGGACTACGGTGGGCCGCTTGTCTGCTATGCTGATGGAGTATTTGATTCTCGATTTAATCGCTACCTGACAGTAAGGGAAG ATCGTCGTGAAAGCAGTATAAATGCCACCACAACAATTGTTTCAATTGATCTCAGCAGCAACGATGTAAAAG AACCTGAAATATTAGTTGGAGGCAATGACTTCTATGCTTTTCCTCGGATCGATCACAAAGGAGAACGAGTAGCGTGGATTGAATGGGGCCATCCCAACATGCCATGGGACAGATCTGAACTTTGGGTTGGCTATCTCTCTGAGAATGG ACACATCAAAAACCGGATTTGCGTTGCTGGTGGTGATCCATCGATTGTGGAATCACCAACTGAACCTAAGTGGTCACCTGAAG GGGAACTTTTCTTCGTCACAGATAGACAAAGCGGGTTTTGGAATATTTACAGATgg GTGGAATTCACAAATGAAGTACTGCCTGTTTATCCCTTGAATGCTGAGTTCACAAAACCATTATGGGTTTTTGGCTTGAACTCATATGACTTTCTTCAGAGTCCTAGTCAGAAGAACTTAATTGCTTGCAGCTACAG GATGAATGGGAGGTCATATCTTGGAATTCTGGATTCGCAGAACAAGATGTCGCTACTTGATATTCCTTTCACAGatacaaataatata ACATCTGGGCCTGACTGCCTGTATGTTGAAGGAGCATCTGCAGTTCTTCCTTCATCAATAGCTAAG GTGGCATTAGATGATCAGAAATCCAAAGCAATTGATTTTAGTATTATCTGGTCTTCTTCTTCTATAAGTTCATCGTACAGGCCGTACATAAGCTCACCAGAACTAATAGAGTTCCCGACAGAAGTCCCAGGGGAAACTGCATATGCATACTTTTATCCCCCAACCAACCCTCTGTTTCAAGCCAGTGCGGAGGAGAAACCTCCACTACTGTTAAAGAGTCATG GAGGCCCTACTGCTGAGACCCGCGGTATTTTAAATCTCAGTGTCCAGTATTGGACTAGTCGTGGATGGGCTTTTGTGGATGTTAATTATGGTGGAAGCACTG GTTATGGCCGTGAATATCGAGATAGACTACTTGGGCGCTGGGGAATTGTTGATGTCAATGACTGCTGCAGCTGCGCCAAGTTTTTG GTTGATAGTGGAAAAGTTGATGGTGAAAGATTATGTATCACTGGGGGTTCTGCGGGTGGATACACAACCCTAGCTGCACTTGCATTCAGGGACACATTTAAAGCAGGAGCATCCTTGTATGGG GTGGCTGACTTGAAATCATTGAGAGATGACACTCACAAGTTTGAATCTCACTATATCGACAATCTTGTAG GTGACGAGAGCGAATACTTCAAGAGATCACCTATCAATTTTGTCGATAAATTTTCATGCCCCTTAATACTATTTCAAGGATTAGAAGACAAG GTTGTCCCCCCTGATCAATCACGTAAAATTTACCATGCGTTGAAGGATAAAGGTTTGCCTGTTGCTCTTGTGGAGTATGAAGGAGAGCAACATGGTTTCCGCAAG GCTGAGAATATCAAGTTCACGCTAGAGCAGCAGATGGTGTTCTTTGCACGCTTGGTTGGAAAGTTCAAAGTCGCGGATGATATCACTCCCATTAAAGTTGATAACCTCGACTAA
- the LOC105166228 gene encoding pentatricopeptide repeat-containing protein At5g16860, with amino-acid sequence MLLPTTFPPKYRHCCTTLRPLLLKLYFSSSAAQQCLSLAEPELIHQEHVIPGVTFPSDPETTAQVLSNYLSSGRHSDTLSLLRRIPPSRSNVFYWNSLIKRSVSLQDQRRALQLFDEMRRLEWIPDGYTYPYVFKACGDLSWLVIGASVHALALVSGYTNSNVFVDNAAVAMYGRCGACDTAQQLFDEMLERGVFDTISWNSIISVYVRVGECRRALRMFEQMVSKGDIMLRADAVSLVNVLPACASVKSWRSGMEIHGYALRRGLLEDVFVGNAIIDMYAKCGLMDQAKNVFGRMELKDVVSWNALVTGYSQIGKFDDALLLFQRMREKDIELNVVTWSAVIAGYAQRGLGNEALDVFREMILSGSQPNAITLVSVLSGCAAVGTLVQGKEIQCYVIKQFLDLEANDRGDEMMVINGLIDMYAKCKNFRIARTMFDSIERKHRSVVTWTVMIGGYAQHGEATDALELFSEMLSDKHRMMPNGFTISCALVACARLGAHRIGREIHSYALRNRYEEAMLFISNCLIDMYAKSGDVDAARAVFDNMIEKNAVSWTSIMTGYGLHGRGEEALHIFNGMKTAGLPVDGVTFVVVLYACSHSGMVEQGINYFNNMKEDFGVVPEVEHYACMVDLLGRAGRLNEAMNLIKDMPMEPNPIVWVALLSGCRLHGNVELGEHAVDQLLALNFENDGLYTLLSNLYASARRWKDVARIRLLMKHSGVKKRPGCSWVQGKKGTATFFVGDKSHPMTKEIYNLLGDLIHRIKIMGYIPETSFALHDVDDEEKGDLLFEHSEKLALAYAILTTAAGIPIRITKNLRVCGDCHTAITYISRIIEHEVILRDPSRFHHFKNGSCSCKGYW; translated from the coding sequence ATGCTCCTTCCCACAACCTTCCCGCCAAAATACAGGCACTGCTGCACTACGCTCCGCCCCCTCCTTCTCAAACTTTACTTCTCTTCGTCGGCAGCCCAGCAATGTCTCTCCCTAGCCGAACCCGAGCTCATCCACCAAGAACATGTAATTCCGGGCGTCACTTTCCCGTCAGACCCCGAAACTACTGCCCAAGTACTATCCAATTATCTCTCCTCAGGCAGGCACTCCGATACGCTCTCCCTCCTCCGCCGCATCCCACCCTCACGATCCAACGTGTTCTACTGGAACAGCCTCATCAAGCGAAGCGTCTCGTTGCAGGACCAAAGGAGGGCCCTCCAACTTTTTGATGAAATGCGGAGGCTTGAATGGATACCCGATGGCTACACTTACCCTTATGTTTTCAAAGCCTGCGGTGATCTTTCTTGGTTGGTTATTGGGGCATCGGTACACGCTCTCGCGCTTGTTTCTGGGTATACCAACTCCAATGTCTTCGTGGACAATGCTGCGGTAGCTATGTATGGCAGGTGTGGTGCGTGTGACACGGCGCAGCAGctgtttgatgaaatgcttGAGAGAGGGGTGTTTGATACAATCTCGTGGAATTCGATTATATCTGTTTATGTGCGTGTTGGCGAGTGTAGAAGAGCTTTGCGGATGTTTGAACAGATGGTTTCAAAAGGTGATATAATGTTGCGGGCAGATGCGGTTAGTTTGGTAAATGTGCTTCCAGCTTGTGCTTCTGTCAAATCATGGAGGAGCGGAATGGAAATTCACGGGTATGCACTAAGAAGAGGTTTACTCGAGGATGTGTTCGTGGGGAATGCTATAATAGATATGTATGCAAAGTGTGGATTAATGGATCAGGCGAAGAATGTGTTTGGTAGAATGGAGCTGAAGGATGTAGTGTCTTGGAATGCACTGGTTACTGGATACTCCCAGATTGGGAAATTTGATGATGCTTTACTATTGTTTCAGAGAATGAGGGAGAAGGATATTGAATTAAACGTTGTGACATGGAGTGCTGTGATTGCAGGGTATGCTCAAAGGGGACTTGGAAATGAGGCACTCGATGTATTTAGGGAGATGATACTCTCAGGGTCACAACCAAATGCAATTACCCTTGTCTCAGTTTTATCAGGTTGCGCAGCTGTTGGTACATTGGTTCAGGGTAAGGAAATTCAATGTTATGTCATTAAGCAATTCCTGGATTTGGAAGCGAATGATCGCGGAGATGAGATGATGGTGATCAATGGGTTAATAGACATGTATGCAAAGTGCAAGAATTTCAGAATAGCTCGGACAATGTTTGACTCAATTGAGAGAAAACATAGAAGTGTGGTGACGTGGACAGTTATGATTGGAGGATATGCTCAACATGGGGAAGCCACTGATGCCTTGGAACTTTTCTCTGAAATGCTAAGTGATAAACACAGAATGATGCCAAATGGCTTCACAATATCTTGTGCACTCGTCGCTTGTGCTCGTCTTGGAGCCCATAGAATTGGCAGAGAAATCCATTCTTATGCACTGCGCAATCGTTATGAGGAGGCTATGCTGTTCATCTCAAATTGCCTCATAGACATGTATGCCAAATCTGGGGATGTTGATGCGGCCCGAGCTGTGTTTGATAACATGATAGAGAAAAATGCAGTCTCATGGACGTCTATAATGACAGGATATGGACTGCATGGTCGTGGTGAGGAGGCTCTCCATATTTTTAATGGGATGAAGACAGCTGGTCTGCCAGTTGATGGAGTGACTTTTGTTGTTGTACTTTATGCTTGTAGCCACTCTGGGATGGTTGAACAGGGGATTAATTACTTCAACAACATGAAGGAGGATTTTGGAGTTGTTCCAGAAGTTGAACACTATGCTTGCATGGTTGATCTTTTGGGGCGTGCCGGTCGCTTGAATGAGGCTATGAATCTCATTAAGGACATGCCAATGGAGCCAAATCCAATAGTTTGGGTTGCACTACTTAGTGGTTGCAGGCTTCATGGGAATGTAGAACTTGGGGAACATGCAGTTGATCAGTTGTTAGCGCTTAACTTTGAGAATGATGGCTTGTACACGCTTCTCTCTAACTTGTATGCCAGTGCTAGGCGGTGGAAAGATGTTGCCAGGATCCGTTTGTTGATGAAACATTCAGGAGTAAAGAAGAGACCTGGCTGTAGTTGGGTACAAGGGAAGAAAGGGACAGCAACCTTTTTTGTTGGGGACAAATCTCATCCAATGACTAAAGAGATATATAATCTCCTTGGTGATCTGATACATCGTATCAAAATCATGGGCTACATACCGGAGACCAGCTTTGCTCTTCATGATGTGGATGATGAGGAGAAAGGGGATCTTCTATTTGAACATAGTGAGAAATTGGCTCTTGCTTATGCCATTCTCACTACCGCTGCTGGGATACCTATTAGGATTACCAAGAATTTGCGTGTCTGTGGTGATTGTCATACAGCTATTACCTATATTTCAAGGATCATTGAACATGAAGTTATACTCAGGGACCCAAGCCGCTTCCACCATTTCAAGAATGGATCCTGCTCCTGCAAAGGATATTGGTAA